The Scomber japonicus isolate fScoJap1 chromosome 9, fScoJap1.pri, whole genome shotgun sequence genome includes a region encoding these proteins:
- the LOC128364636 gene encoding perforin-1-like, with protein sequence MASNLSLLLLVLCAFTVAEAGLRVFNLRATDLPSDIFGITDGYVKVYCSSATLGKTSIRDNEVNPWWEEEFAYFSAKEYDVLRLEVHDHDFMYDDLLGVCQRQIRIGTHKHDCILEEGGSLHYEYTLS encoded by the coding sequence ATGGCCTCCAATCTGTCCCTCCTCCTGCTCGTCCTGTGTGCTTTCACTGTGGCTGAAGCAGGGCTGAGGGTGTTCAACCTGCGGGCCACTGATCTTCCCTCTGACATTTTTGGAATCACAGACGGCTACGTCAAAGTGTATTGTAGTTCAGCTACTCTGGGCAAGACAAGCATCCGTGACAACGAAGTCAACCCCTGGTGGGAGGAGGAGTTTGCCTACTTCTCAGCCAAGGAGTATGACGTGTTGAGGCTCGAGGTTCACGACCATGACTTCATGTATGACGACCTGCTCGGAGTCTGCCAGAGACAGATCAGGATTGGAACCCATAAGCACGACTGCATCCTGGAGGAGGGTGGCAGTCTCCATTATGAATACACCCTCAGTTAA